A region of the Sphingomonas sp. S2-65 genome:
GGGTCGGACGCGCATGCGCTGGCATCGCTGACCCAGCGCATCGTCTATCTGGAAGAGGGCGACTGGGCGGTCCTGACGCGCGACGCGATCGAGATATTCGACCAGTCGAATGCGGCGGTGGAGCGCCCGATCGTCCAGTCGGGCGCCTCCGCTGCGCTGATCGACAAGGGCAACCACCGCCACTTCATGCAGAAGGAGATCTACGAACAGCCGGTCGTGGTCGCCCAGACGCTGCAATCCTATATTCGCCCGCTCGAGCAGATGGTGGCTATGCCGGACATGAGCTTCGACCTGTCCACGGTCGAGCGCGTGGTGATCGTCGCCTGCGGCACTGCCAGCTATGTCGGGATGATCGGCAAATACTGGATCGAGCGCTTTGCCCGGCTGCCGGTGGAAGTCGATGTCGCCTCCGAATTCCGCTATCGCGATCCGGTGCTGCTGCCGAACACGCTTGGCGTGGTGGTCAGCCAGTCGGGGGAAACCGCCGACACGCTGGCGGCGCTCCGTCACATGAAGGCGAACGGCGTCACCACCGCCGGGATCATCAACGTGCCGACCAGCTCGATGGCACGCGAAGTCGACCTGTTGCTCTCGACTCATGCTGGCCCGGAGATCGGCGTCGCCTCGACCAAGGCGTTCACCTGCCAGCTTGCGGTCATGGCTGCGCTGTCGGTCAATCTGGCGCGTGCCAAGGGCAAGCTGTCGGGCGAGGAAGAGCGCGAGATCGTCGGTCACCTGATCGAGGCGCCGGCCGCCATCAACGCCGCGCTCGCGCACGATGCCGACATCGAGGCGATGGCGCACACTATCGCCTCGGCGCGCGACGTGCTCTATCTCGGCCGCGGTCCCGATTACCCGCTGGCGCTGGAGGGCGCGCTGAAGCTCAAGGAGATCAGCTACATCCATGCCGAGGGATATGCCTCGGGCGAGATGAAGCACGGGCCGATCGCGCTTATCGACGATTCGGTGCCGTTGATCGTGCTGGCACCCTCGGGTCCGCTGTTCGAGAAGACGGTGTCGAACATGCAGGAAGCCAAGGCCCGCGGCGCCCGCGTCGTGCTCATCTCGGATGCCGAAGGGCTGGCGCAGGCAGGCGAAGACGCGGTCGCGACGATCGAGATGCCGCAGGTTCATCCGCTGATCGCGCCGCTTGTGTATGCGATCCCGGTCCAGCTGCTTGCCTACCACGTCGCCGTGGCGAAGGGCACGGACGTCGACCAGCCGCGCAACCTCGCAAAGTCGGTCACCGTCGAATAAGGATCCGGGCGCGCTGCCATTTGGCTGGTGCGCGCGCCCTTGGTCACCGCTCCCGCAAGGCGAGTGTGGCCTGCGCGCGCTTCAGATGCGGCATGTCGAGCATGGCGCCGTCGAGCCCAACCGTTCCAGCGCCCGGGTTGGCGGCAAAGGCGGCCAGGACCCGCTCGGCCTGCGCGATCTCTTCTGGCGAGGGTGAAAAGGCGCGGTTGATCACCGGCACCTGGTCCGGGTGGATCGCCATCATGCCGCGAAAGCCGGCGCGCCGCGCCCTGACGGCGACCTTTTCGATCCCGGCAAGGTCGCGGAAGTCGCCGTGGATGGTCTCAATCGCCGTCACCTTGGCGGCCGCTGCCCCGGCCAGGCAGAGTGCGCGGAACAGCTGGTAGGGGAATGCATACTCCCCGTCCTCTTCGCGGTTGTCGCTTGCGCCCAGTGCTGCGGCGCTGTCCTCGGCGCCCCAGGTGAGCGCCGCGAGCCGCGGACAGCCCGCATAGTCGCCGAGCCCGAACAAGGCTGGGGCGGTTTCGGTCGCCACGACCATCGTCGGGATGCCGCCGCGGGGCAGACCCGCGGCGACTTCCAGCGCGGTGAGATAATGGTGCAGCCGGTCCGCCTCGGCACGGGTGGCCTTTGGAAGCATGATGCCGTCGGGCCTGCTCGGCACCACCGCGGCGAGATCGGCCAGGCCATGTTCGCTGTCGAGCGGGTTGATCCGCACCCAATAAGGTTGCGCGCGCTCCGCACTTGCCAGCCGCTCGGCCACGAGTGCACGGGCTTCGGCCTTCTTCTCCCAGGCCACCGCGTCCTCGAGGTCCAGCAGCAGAAGGTCCGCCGCGCTGGAGGCGGCTCGAACGAGCTTGCGCTCGGAATCGCCCGGGACGAACAGCAGCGAACGCGCAGACAAGGCATGGGTCATCACCAAGACCTAGAACCGCAGCGGGCAGAGGTAAACCGCGCCGTCACCGCTGCGGTATCGGATCGCCTCCGCACGCGGCCACTGCGTCGAGCACGGACTGCGCCAGATCCTTTCGGCAGATCAGCAGATCCGGGATGCTGGTGTCGGCGCGGTTGTAGACGAGCGGCGACCCGTCGATGCGCGACGCGTGCAACCCTGCCGCCAGCGCCACCGCGACCGGCGCGCAATTGTCCCATTGGTGCTGCCCTCCGGAGTGTAGATAGATCTCGGCTTCGCCGCGCACCACGGCCATCGCCTTGGCACCTGCCGACCCCATCGGCACCGGCTGCGCGCCGAGCGTGTGGCCGACGTCCACGCACAGCCTGCTTGCCCGCGACCGGCTCACCAGCATGCGGGGAGGATGGTGCGGGGGCGGAAGATCGGGCGGGCATTCGCTCGACAGCGTCACCCCCAGCCGGGGCAGCGCCACGGCGCCGATCTCGGCACGTCCGTCGATGGCGAGCGCGACATGCACGGCCCAGTCGCCGCGCCGCTCGGCGAACTCGCGAGTGCCATCCAGCGGGTCGACGATCCATACGCGCTTGTGATCGAGACGCGACAGGTCGTCGGCGGATTCCTCCGACAGGATCGCATCGTCGGGCCTCGCCTCGCGAAGCCGGTCGAGGATCAGCGTGTTGGCTTCGCGGTCGCCGCGATGGCCCTGGGCGCAGTCGTTCTGGATGGCCAGCAACAGCGTGCCAGTCTCGGTGGCGATCCTCCGGGCCAGTTCGGCGTCGCTCATGCCGCTCGCTTCCCCATCACAGCACCGGGGACCAGATGCCCATAATCTCCTCCACGATCCGTTCGGCCGCATCCTCGGGCGTGCAGCGCGTCGTGTCTATACGGATTTCTGGGTTCACGGGCGCCTCGTACGGGCTGGAAATACCCGTGAAGTTGGCGATCTCCCCGGCGCGGGCTTTCTTGTACAGGCCCTTCACGTCGCGTGCTTCGGCGACCTCCAGCGGCGTGTCGATGAAAATCTCGAAGAATTCGCCCTCGGGAACCATCGAGCGCACCATCTCCCGATCGGCGCGGAAAGGCGAGATGAACGCCGTCAGCACGATCAGCCCGGCATCGGTCATCAGCTTGGCGACCTCGCCCAGGCGGCGGATATTCTCGACCCGGTCCGCGTCGCTGAACCCAAGGTCGCGGTTCAACCCGTGCCGGACATTGTCGCCGTCCAGCAGGAAGCTGTGCCTGCCCAGCGCGTGCAGCTTCTTTTCGACCAGATTGGCGATCGTCGACTTGCCCGATCCGGACAGTCCCGTGAACCACAGCAGTCGCGCTTGCTGCCCCTTTTGCGCGGCGTGCGCCTCCCGCGTGATCTCAACCGCCTGCCAATGGACGTTCTGCGCGTGCCGCAGCGCGTGGCGCAGCATGCCGGCCGCTACCGTCGCGTTGCTGACCTTGTCGATCAGGATGAAGCCGCCCAGATCGTGACTGTCGGCATAGGGCTCGAACACCAGCGGGCGGTCGACCGCGATCTCGGCGACGCCGATGTCGTTCAACCCTAGCGTCTTCGCCGAAGTCTTGGCGAGGGTGTTCACGTCCACGACGTGCTCGGGCGCGCGCACGACCGCACTGACGGTCTGTGTCCCGAGCTTCAGCCAATAAGCGCGCCCGGGTAGCAGTGCTTCCTGGTCCATCCACACGATCGTGGCCTTGAACTGGTCGGCGGCTTGCGGTGCGTCGTCCGCGGCGGCAATCACGTCACCGCGCGAGCAGTCGACCTCGTCCGTCAGCGTCACGGTGACCGACTCGCCGGCGGCGGCATGGTCGCGGTCCCCCCCCAATGCGACGATACGGCCGATCCGAGTCGTTCGGCCCGAGGGTAGGATCCGAACCGCGTCGCCTGGACGCACCGTGCCGCTGGCGATCAGGCCGGCGAAACCACGAAAGTCGAGGTTCGGGCGGTTGACCCATTGCACGGGCATGCGGAACGGCCGAGCGCGGTCCGCTTCGACATCCACCGCCACCGCCTCGAGATGGCCGAGCAGCGTGGGGCCGCCGAACCACGGCATGTTCGCCGACGGTGCCGCGATGTTGTCGCCCTTGAACCCGGAAATCGGAATGGCCGTGAAGTCCCGGATCCCGATCGACTTCGCGAAACCGGCATAGTCGCGGACGATCGCGTCATAGGCCTGCTGGTCATAGCCGACCAGGTCCATCTTGTTCACCGCCAGCACGATCTGGCGGATGCCCAGCAGATGGCACAGATAGCTGTGCCGCCGCGTCTGGGTGAGCACGCCCTTGCGCGCGTCGACCAGGATCACCGCCAGATCCGCGCTCGACGCACCCGTCACCATGTTGCGGGTATATTGTTCATGGCCCGGCGTATCGGCGACGATGAACTTGCGCTTCTCGGTCGCGAAGAAGCGGTACGCCACGTCGATCGTGATGCCTTGTTCGCGCTCGGCGGCGAGACCATCGACCAGCAGCGCGAAGTCGATCTCCTGACCCTGGGTGCCCAGGCGCTTGCTGTCCGCCTCCAGGCTGGCCAGCTGATCCTCGAAGATCATCTTGGAATCGTACAACAACCGGCCGATCAGCGTCGACTTGCCGTCATCGACCGATCCGCAGGTGATGAAGCGCAGCAGCGACTTGTTCTGGTGCTGGTGCAGGTAGGCGGCGATGTCGGACGCGATCAGCGCGTCGGGGCGATAGGAGGTCATCAGAAATACCCCTCCTGCTTCTTTTTCTCCATGCTCGCGCTCTGGTCGTGATCGATGGCGCGCCCCTGCCTTTCGGAGGTGGTGGTAAGCAGCATCTCCTGGATGACCTGCTCCAGCGTCGCGGCCTCGCTTTCCACTGCTCCGGTCAGCGGATAGCAGCCCAACGTCCGGAACCGCACCGAACGCTCGACCGGTACTTCGCCAGGCTCCAGCCGGAAGCGCGCATCGTCCACCATCAGCAGCAGCCCGTCGCGCTCCACCGTCGGCCGCCTGGCGGCGAAGTATAGCGGCACGATCTCGATGTTCTCCGCCAAGATATATTGCCAGATGTCGAGCTCGGTCCAATTCGACAGCGGGAATGCACGGATGCTCTCGCCCTTGTTCTTCCGGGCATTGTACAGGCGCCACAATTCGGGACGCTGATTCTTCGGGTCCCAGCGGTGCGTGGCGGTTCGGAACGAGAAGATGCGCTCCTTCGCGCGGCTCTTTTCTTCGTCCCGCCGCGCGCCGCCGAACGCCGCATCGAAGCCATATTGGTCCAATGCCTGCTTAAGGCCCTCG
Encoded here:
- the glmS gene encoding glutamine--fructose-6-phosphate transaminase (isomerizing); its protein translation is MCGIVGILGKEAVADRLFEGLKRLEYRGYDSAGIATLHDGAIDRRRAEGKLVNLGKRLIEAPLPGTTGIAHTRWATHGAPTEDNAHPHIVGDVSIVHNGIIENFKPLRDALIAEGRTFLSQTDTEVVAHLVSRELEGGKSPRDAVAAVLPQLHGAFAVAFLFKNEPDLLICARLGAPLTVGYGEGENYLGSDAHALASLTQRIVYLEEGDWAVLTRDAIEIFDQSNAAVERPIVQSGASAALIDKGNHRHFMQKEIYEQPVVVAQTLQSYIRPLEQMVAMPDMSFDLSTVERVVIVACGTASYVGMIGKYWIERFARLPVEVDVASEFRYRDPVLLPNTLGVVVSQSGETADTLAALRHMKANGVTTAGIINVPTSSMAREVDLLLSTHAGPEIGVASTKAFTCQLAVMAALSVNLARAKGKLSGEEEREIVGHLIEAPAAINAALAHDADIEAMAHTIASARDVLYLGRGPDYPLALEGALKLKEISYIHAEGYASGEMKHGPIALIDDSVPLIVLAPSGPLFEKTVSNMQEAKARGARVVLISDAEGLAQAGEDAVATIEMPQVHPLIAPLVYAIPVQLLAYHVAVAKGTDVDQPRNLAKSVTVE
- a CDS encoding HpcH/HpaI aldolase/citrate lyase family protein, producing MTHALSARSLLFVPGDSERKLVRAASSAADLLLLDLEDAVAWEKKAEARALVAERLASAERAQPYWVRINPLDSEHGLADLAAVVPSRPDGIMLPKATRAEADRLHHYLTALEVAAGLPRGGIPTMVVATETAPALFGLGDYAGCPRLAALTWGAEDSAAALGASDNREEDGEYAFPYQLFRALCLAGAAAAKVTAIETIHGDFRDLAGIEKVAVRARRAGFRGMMAIHPDQVPVINRAFSPSPEEIAQAERVLAAFAANPGAGTVGLDGAMLDMPHLKRAQATLALRER
- a CDS encoding 3'(2'),5'-bisphosphate nucleotidase CysQ, whose translation is MSDAELARRIATETGTLLLAIQNDCAQGHRGDREANTLILDRLREARPDDAILSEESADDLSRLDHKRVWIVDPLDGTREFAERRGDWAVHVALAIDGRAEIGAVALPRLGVTLSSECPPDLPPPHHPPRMLVSRSRASRLCVDVGHTLGAQPVPMGSAGAKAMAVVRGEAEIYLHSGGQHQWDNCAPVAVALAAGLHASRIDGSPLVYNRADTSIPDLLICRKDLAQSVLDAVAACGGDPIPQR
- the cysN gene encoding sulfate adenylyltransferase subunit CysN yields the protein MTSYRPDALIASDIAAYLHQHQNKSLLRFITCGSVDDGKSTLIGRLLYDSKMIFEDQLASLEADSKRLGTQGQEIDFALLVDGLAAEREQGITIDVAYRFFATEKRKFIVADTPGHEQYTRNMVTGASSADLAVILVDARKGVLTQTRRHSYLCHLLGIRQIVLAVNKMDLVGYDQQAYDAIVRDYAGFAKSIGIRDFTAIPISGFKGDNIAAPSANMPWFGGPTLLGHLEAVAVDVEADRARPFRMPVQWVNRPNLDFRGFAGLIASGTVRPGDAVRILPSGRTTRIGRIVALGGDRDHAAAGESVTVTLTDEVDCSRGDVIAAADDAPQAADQFKATIVWMDQEALLPGRAYWLKLGTQTVSAVVRAPEHVVDVNTLAKTSAKTLGLNDIGVAEIAVDRPLVFEPYADSHDLGGFILIDKVSNATVAAGMLRHALRHAQNVHWQAVEITREAHAAQKGQQARLLWFTGLSGSGKSTIANLVEKKLHALGRHSFLLDGDNVRHGLNRDLGFSDADRVENIRRLGEVAKLMTDAGLIVLTAFISPFRADREMVRSMVPEGEFFEIFIDTPLEVAEARDVKGLYKKARAGEIANFTGISSPYEAPVNPEIRIDTTRCTPEDAAERIVEEIMGIWSPVL
- the cysD gene encoding sulfate adenylyltransferase subunit CysD, whose amino-acid sequence is MLSSVVQAPTSPVGQSPATPPLTHLQRLEAESIHILREVVAEAERPVMLYSVGKDSAVMLHLARKAFYPAPPPFPLLHVDTTWKFKAMYALRDRAAAAAGMDLIVHQNPEALAKDINPFDHGSLHTDLWKTEGLKQALDQYGFDAAFGGARRDEEKSRAKERIFSFRTATHRWDPKNQRPELWRLYNARKNKGESIRAFPLSNWTELDIWQYILAENIEIVPLYFAARRPTVERDGLLLMVDDARFRLEPGEVPVERSVRFRTLGCYPLTGAVESEAATLEQVIQEMLLTTTSERQGRAIDHDQSASMEKKKQEGYF